CGGCTCGGCGCGCTCTCGGGGAGGGGGCACCGGGACGCCATGCGGTCGATCCGACGGGCGTGCGTGCCGTCGTTCTGCGGCGATCCGGAGACGGGGATGGTGGTGCAGCCCGCCCCGCACGGGCAGTACAGCCTCCCCCAGTGCCCCTCCTTGCGCAGGGCCCAGCCCAGGGCCGTCCACTTCTCCAGGACCCTGCGGACCTCCTTGCGGGGATGGTCCGACGCCTTGAGGTCGCGACCCGTCATCCGGTCACCGCCCCGGCCCGGCGGTGGCGGTCGCGCGGTATCCCCCGCCCCGGCGGCGACAGGCGTGCGGCCCGCGGCGGAGCGGTGCGGGGATGGGCAGGTACCACGGGAGATTGCGCTCCTCTAGTGCAGGCCGCGCGAGGACACGACTCTCCCGCGAGCAAGAACACCTACGTGTCGGAGTGGTGACACTCCGCCATCAGAACGATACTCCAGATGGCGGACATCCCGTCAGAAGCTTCACCGACACCGCTCGGTTTGTGCACCGGCCCGCTCAACTCCGGAAGCACCCCACCACCGGGCGGCCGGACCGACCACCCCTCACGACCGGACCGACCGACCGCCCCTCACGGCCCGTAGACCGCCGTCACGGGGGCGTGGTCCGACCAGCGGTCGGCGTGCGTCGCGGCGCGCTCGACGTGGGCCTTCAGGGCGCGGGCCGCGAGGCCGGGGGTGGCGACGTGGTAGTCGATGCGCCAGCCCGCGTCGTTGTCGAAGGCGCGACCGCGATAGGACCACCAGGTGTAGGGGCCCTCCTGGTCGGGGTGGAGGGCGCGGACCACGTCGACGTACCCCACCTCGTCGAAGACGCGGCCGAGCCAGGCGCGCTCCTCGGGGAGGAAGCCGGCGTTCTTCCGGTTGGCCTTCCAGTTCTTCAGGTCGGCCTCCTGGTGGGCGATGTTCCAGTCGCCGCAGACGACGACCTCACGGCCGTCGGCGGCCGCCCGCTCCCGCAGCTCCTTCAGGTAGGGGAGGAAGGCGTCCATGAAGCGGACCTTCTCGTCCTGCCGCTCGGTGCCGACCTCGCCGGAGGGCAGGTAGAGGCTGGCGACGGTGACGCCCGGCAGGTCGGCCTCCAGGTAGCGGCCGGACGCGTCGAACTCGCTCACCCCGAAGCCGACCCGCACGGCGTCCGGCTCGCGCCGCGTGTAGAGGGACACGCCCGCGCGGCCCTTGGCGGCGGCCGGCGCGTGCGCCGCGAACCAGCCCTCGGGCGCCCGGACCGCCTCGGGGAGCTGCGCCTCCTGGGCCCGCACCTCCTGCAGGCACACCACGTCGGCGGCCGTGTCGGCCAGCCACTCCACGAATCCCTTCCCCGCGGCGGCGCGCAGGCCGTTGACATTGACGGTCGTCACAGTGAGCATCCCGGCACAATACGACAGGCCACCCGACCGTCCGACCGCCCGGCTCTCGCATAGAAGTACGATTCCCTGCATGAATATTCAACGTGTCCCCTTCGACCACCCCGACGCGGTCAAGCTGAACGACGAGGTCCAGCTGGAGTACGCCCGGCGCTACGGCGACGAGGGGGACCTCACGTACCTCGACCCGGACATGTTCCGGCCGCCGCGGGGCCTGTACCTGATCGCGTACGACGAGCGCGACCGGCCGGTCGCGACCGGCGGATGGCGCACCCAGGACGAGAACGACGAGGGGTACGCGGACGGCGACGCCGAGCTGAAGCGGATGTACGTGGTCCCCCAGGCGCGCGGCCACGGTCTGGCGCGGCACGTGCTCGGCCTGCTGGAGGAGGACGCCCGCGCCGCGGGCCGGCTGCGCATGGTCCTGGAGACCGGCGACCAGCAGCCGGAGGCGATAGCCCTGTACACCTCCAGTGGTTATGCGCCCTGTGCCAAGTTCGGCTACTACCGGACACACGAGAGCAGCCTCTGTTTCGCGAAACCGTTGACGGGTCAGTAATAAGTCAGTGACGCGCCCCTGACAATCACACCGGAGCGTGGCACGCTGCCTCACACAGCGATCCGGTACCGCGATCCGCACAGGCATCCCCCTTCGTCACCCCCCACTCCCCTGCCCGGACGGCCGACGGCCGCCGGGCACGGCAGAAGGAGACACGTGTGATGCGTCATCGCCCCTCCGCAGCCGCCCTGCTCCCCGCCGGAGCCCTGCTCGTGGCCGCGCTGACCGCCGCCCCTCCGGCGGGCGCGGCCCCCGCCCCCGACGCGCCCGCGCCCGGCGCCGCGGCCCACGCGGTACCGGCGGCCGAGCAGCAGGGCGCGGCCGGGTTCTGGACCGCCGAACGGATGCGCGGGGCGGCGCCGTTCGACCTGGCGCCCACCCCGGCCCGACTGGCGACGCTCAAGCCGCCGAAGCCCGGCGGCCCGACGACGACGGTCGCGCCGACCGCCGCGGCGGGGGCTTCCGCGGGCGCGGCGGCGGGCACCCTGGCCTTCCCGCAGGCCGGCGGCGCGTGGACCGGCGGCGGGGCGGTCGTGAAGACGTCGGGCCGGGTGTTCTTCACCCACCAGGGCCGTACGGCGTCCTGCTCCGGCAACGCCGTGACCAGCAAGAACCAGTCGACGGTCATCACCGCCGGGCACTGCGTGAAGTACCAGGGCAGCTGGCACACCAACTGGGTCTTCGTGCCGGCGTACGACAACGGCCAGGCTCCGTACGGGCAGTGGACGGCGACGAAGACGCTCACCACGCCGCAGTGGCAGGCCAACGAGGACATCAACCACGACGTCGGCGCCGCCGTCGTCGCCCCGCTGAACGGCCGGACCCTCACATCGGTCACCGGCGCGCAGGGCGTCCAGTTCAACGGCGGCTACAACAAGGCGATGTACGCCTTCGGCTTCCCGGCGGCGTCCCCGTACGACGGCTCCAAGCTCGTGTACTGCAGCGGGAACTCCTCCAAGGACTTCCTCTTCTCGCAGGACCACTCCCTCGGCTGCAACATGACGGGCGGGTCGAGCGGCGGGCCGTGGTTCACCGGCTTCAGCGAGGCGACGGGCACCGGGCTGCAGGTGTCGGTGAACAGCTTCGGCTACACCTTCCTGCCGAACCGCATGTTCGGGCCGTACTTCGGCAACGAGGCGCAGGCCCTGTACGACCAGGCCCAGGGGTCCTGACCCCGCCACCGGCCCCACGCGCCCCGGTCGCTTCCCGCGCCTCCGGGACGCCACCGCGCCACGACGGCCCGCCGGACCACCCGGCGGGCCGTCGCCGTCGCCGCGGCCCGTGCGCGCGCCGTCGCCGTCGTGACCGCCGTTCGCCGCCGACGGGGTGTCCGCACGCTGCGGCAGGGCAGGCGAGGCGCGCGAGTGCCGGGGTGTCACCGGGAGCCCCCGCGGCGGGACCGGGGTGTCCATCGGGGGCCCGTGCGGCAGGGCGCGCCGGTGCCGGGGTGTCCATGGAGGACCCCGTGCGGCGGGGCGGGGTGTCCTCCGGGCGTGCGGCGGTGGCGGAGCGTCCACCGGGGGCGGTCCGTGCGGCGGGGCGCGGCGGGGCCGGGGTGTCCGCCGGACCGGGCGTCAGGCGGGGGCGGCTCCCGGCCCGCTCACCGCCCCGGCGCCGGCACCCGGGGCCGAGCCCGTACCGGGCGGGGTCGCCGGGGCCGAACGCGGCGCGGCGGAGCGGGGTGCGGCCGGCGGGTGGGAACCGGCGGGGCCGGACGGGGGTACGGCCCCGGGCGCGGCGGGCGGGGGCGCGGCGGAGTGGGCCGCGTCGGTCAGCCAGTGCTGGGCGGGCGAGCCGTCGCGCAGCCGCACCACCACGCTCGCCCCGGCGGCGGGCGCGGCCGGGGCGAGGGCGAGACGCCCGTCCCGGCGCGGCACCACCGTGCCCTGGACGGTGAGGTCGTACCGCACGTCCGGCGAATTCGGCACACACGCGCCGAGGACGACCGTTCCCTCGGGCCGCCCCGCGTCGGCGCACAGTCCGGGCGCGGCGGCGTTGCGCAGCAGCCCGTCCGGCTCGTAGGACCACAGCTGCGTGGCCGCGCCCGAGCACTCCGCCACGACCAGTTCCGCCCCGGCGACCGGAATGCCGCCGCGGACGTCCAGGCACGCGCCGCCCGCCCCGGTGCCGCGCAGCCGGGTGCGCAGGGCGCCCGGCACGGGGTGGCCGGCCTGCGCGGGCGGCGGCGGGGTCACGGCGGGCGGCGGCGGGGCGGTGCGGGGCGGGGGCGGGGTGGGCGCGCCGTCCGCGGTGGGGGTGGCGGTGCCGGCGGGCGGCCGCGCGGCCGGCGGGCCGGCGCCGTCCGGCCACAGGGCGGCGGCGACGGCCGCGACGGCCACCGCGGCGACGGTGGCGGCGACGGCCACTCCCGCCCCGGACGTCCGCGGGGCGGCGCCGCCGGAGCCGCGTCCCGGCGCGGCGCCCCGCCACCGCAGTCCGGCGGCGACGCGGCCGCGCAGGGCGGCTGTGTGCCGCCCGGCCCGGTGTCCGCCGCCGGGACCGCCGCGCGGCCGGCGGCGGGCGGGGCGCGAGTCGAGGTAGCGGGCGGCGCCCTCGCCGAGGACCGCCTCGGCGAGCAGCAGGGGCAGCCGGGCGTCGAAGTGGCGCAGCTGGTCGGCGGCGTACCGGCAGTGCGGGCAGCGCGCCAGGTGGCGCACGATGTCGGGGATGAGCGGGCCGGTGCGGCGCAGCGAGATGTCGAGGAGCCGCCCGTAGTGGCGGCACTCCGCGTCCGGGGCCAGTTCGTGGTGGGCGGCCACGCAGCCGGCGCGCAGGCGCTCCCGCGCCTCGGCGAGCGCCTCGGACGCGTCGCGCGGGTCGAGGGCGAGGAGCGCGGCGGGGATGGACAGTCCCTCCCCCTCGACCTCGCGGTGCCACAGCAGCACTTGGGCCGGTACGGGCAGGGCGCGGAAGGCGCGGGCGGTCAGGAGGCGGTCGTCACCCGGTTCCGCGGGGGCCTGGATGCCGGGCAGCGCCGCGGTGAGGGGAGTGCTGGCGGCCCAGGCGCGCAGCACCCGGCGGGCGGCGACCAGGAACAGGGGGCGCAGGGCGGTCGCGGCGCCGTCGGAGTTCCCACCGCCCGCGTCCCCGAAACCGGTGTTCCCGAGACCCCCGCTCCCGAGGCCCGCGTTCCCCCGGCCCGCTTTCCCTTCGCCGATGGTTCCGCCTCCGGAGGGTCCGTCGCCGGGAGTTCCGGCGTCGAAGGTTCCGCCGTCGCCGATTCCGCCGCCTGTGACGCGGAGGGTTTCCAGCGCCCGGGAGAACGCCGTCGCCGCGACGATTTCCGCGGTCGCGCGCGAGGGGGTGAACAGGGACGCGTAGTCCAGTACCGGTTGCCAATGGCGGGCCGTCAGCGCTGCCGCGGGGAAGGGGTCCGGGTCCCGCTCCACGGCTCCGAGGTGCAGCGCCGCGGCCAGTCGGGCGTCGGAACCCCCGGATATCGGCCCGTGGGAATTCTGCATGGGCGTCTTTCCGTCCGGAAAAGAGTGGGGGTCGCCTCAATGGTTCGTACCTGCACGGACGGATCGTCGTGGGAAAGCGTCCGCTCGGTGGAAAAAGTCGCCTGGTGGGCCGTGAGGGGCCTCACCTTTACACAACTTCCCCGTACGGAACAAGAGTTCCTCGGAGTACGCCTGCCACCCCGGCGACGGGTATTGCGTACCGGGGTGGCGGCGGGATCGGCAGGGCGGGCCCGTGGCTCGTCAGCGGGCGTGCGGGCGAGCGATGTTGTCCGGGTGGAGGATCTCGCGCAGCCGGGCCTCCGTCAGCAGGCCGCGCTCCAGGACCAGTTCCTGGACGCTGCGGCCGGAGCCGAGGGCGTCCTGGGCGACGGCGGTGGCCTGCTCGTAACCGATGTGCGGGTTGAGCGCGGTCACCAGGCCGATGGAGTGGGCGACGAGGTGGGCGAGGTGGTCGCGGTTGGCGGTGATGCCGGTGACGCACCGCTCGGCGAGCGTCAGACAGCCGGCCCGTAGATGGGTGAGGCTCTTGAGCAGGCTGTGCGCGATGAGCGGCTCGAAGGCGTTCAGCTGGAGCTGCCCCGCCTCCGCCGCCATGGTCACCGCCATGTCGTTGCCGATGACCTCGAACGCGATCTGGTTGACGACCTCGGGCACGACCGGGTTGACCTTGCCGGGCATGATGCTGGAACCGGCCTGCACGGGCGGCAGGTTGATCTCCCCGAACCCGGCGCGCGGCCCGCAGGACAGCAGGCGCAGGTCGTTGCAGGTCTTGGAGAGCTTGACGGCGATCCGCTTCAGGACGCCCGAGAGCTGGACGAACGCGCCGGCGTCCTGGGTGGCCTCGACGAGGTCGTCGGCGGTGGTCAGCGGCAGCCCGGTGAGGGCGCGCAGGTGGCGGGAGGCGAGCGCCGCGTACTCGGGGTGGGCGTTGAGGCCGGTGCCGATGGCGGTGCCGCCGAGGTTGATCTCGCGGATCAGCGCGCACGCCTCGGCGAGCCGCTTGCGGTCCTCCTCCAGCATGACCGCGTACGTGGCGAACTCCTGGCCGAGCGTCATCGGCACGGCGTCCTGGAGCTGGGTGCGGCCCATCTTCAGGACGTCGGCGAACTCCTCCGCCTTGGCGGCGAACGCGGCCCGCAGCACCTCCATGGCGTCGAGGAGGCGCTGCGCGGTGAAGTCCAGGGCGATCTTGACGGCCGTCGGGTAGACGTCGTTGGTGCTCTGCCCGGCGTTGACGTCCTCCAGCGGATGGAGCCGCCCGTAGTCGCCGCGGGCGTGGCCGAGGAGTTCCAGCGCCCGGTTGGCGACGACCTCGTTGGCGTTCATGTTGGTGGAGGTGCCGGCGCCGCCCTGGATGACGTCGACGACGAAGGCGTCGTGGAGCTTGCCGGCGCGGATCTCCTCGCAGGCGGCGACGATCGCGTCGGCCTTGTGCGGCTCCAGGAGGCCGAGGTCGCGGTTGGCGAGCGCGGCGGCCTGCTTGACGCAGGCGAGGGCGGTGACCAGCTCCGGGTAGGCGGAGATCGGCGTGCCGGTGATCGGGAAGTTCTCGACGGCGCGCAGGGTGTGGACGCCGTAGTACGCGTCTGCGGGGACGTCGCGGTCGCCGAGCAGGTCGTGCTCCACGCGGAACGCGGCGGCGGCCGGGGTGGAGGCGTCGGTCGGGACGGGGGCGGGGGCGTCGGGCGTGGTGGCCATGGCGGCGGTACGGCTTCCTGTCGGCGGGTGGAGCGGCGGGGCGGCCCGGGGGCGCCCGGGCACGGCGGGCGGTGCGGCCCGTTGGGCGGGGCGGCCGCCGGGCGGGAACGGCAGGTGGTGCGGCCGCCGGGCGGGAACGGCGGGCGGGACGACCCCCGCCCCGTACGGCGGCGCGCGGGTCGGCCGCCCCACCGGCCGCCGGTGGGTCAGACGCGGGCCGGTGCGGCGGGGACGGACTCGCCCAGGGCGTGGCGCAGGACCCGTACGCGCTCGGCGGGGTCGGTGGTCGCGAGCACGGCGGCCAGGACGGCGACGCGGGCCTGGCCGGCCCGCAGGGTCCCGGTGGGTACGGCGCCCGCGGCGACCAGGTCGACGGCCCCGCCGTGGGTGTAGATCTGGGAGACCGGCCCGGCGTGGACCCGCGTGGTGAGGGCGACGAGGACGCCCCGCGCGGTGGCCTCGGCGACGGCCGCGACGACCTCGGGCGTGGCGTTGCCCGCGCCGGTGGCGACCAGCACGACGCCCTGCGCGCCGGCCGCGACGGCGGCCTCCAGCAGGACCGGGTCTCCGTCGGCGTGGTGCATGACCATGTCGACGCGCGGCCGGGCCTCCGGCATGCCGGGCAGCGGCAGCGGGGCGGGCCGCGCCGGGCGGCGCAGCACGGAGACCTTGCCGAAGCCGATGTCGGCGATCCGCGCGCCGGACGGGTCGGCGAACGCGTCGGCGTCGAGGGTGTGCGTCTTCACCGTGCCGCGCGCGGCGTGCACCTTGCCGTCGAAGGCGACGAGGACGCCGAGGTCGCGGGCGCGGGCGGCGGTGAGGAGCGCGTCGTGCAGGTTGCGCGGGCCGTCGCCGTCCTCGGCGTCCAGCGGCAGCTGCGCGCCGGTGAAGACGACGGGGCGCGGGTCGTGGTGGTACAGGTCGACGAGGAACGCCGACTCCTCCAGGGTGTCGGTGCCGTGCGTGACGACGACGCCGTCCACCCCCGGATCGGCGAGCACCTCGTGCACCGTGCGCACCAGGGTGAGCTGGTGGTCGGTGGTCAGGCGGGGGCTGTTGACGCTGAACAGGTCGACCACCTCGACGGTGATCCCCTCGGGTACGGCGGCGGTCGCCATGACCTCTTGGCCGTGCGCGTCCGCGGCGAAGCCGGAGCCCTGCCAGCGGCTGGCTATGGTGCCGCCGGTGCTGATGACGACGATCCGTCCCACGGTTGCCCTGTCCTCTCCTCACCGCGCTCACCGCGGCCTCGACCGAACGGAATGTTCGAACGCAAGGATAGAAGAGTGGACGCGCAATCGGATCGCCTTCTCCGCCACATACGCCGACAAACGGTGGTGGATAATTGCGCCATGGACGAGATCGACCGCGCTATCTTGCGCGAGCTCCAGGAAGACGGCCGGCTGAGCAACCAGGAGCTGGCGGCCCGCGTGGGCCTGACCCCCTCCCCCTGCATGCGGCGGGTGCGGCAACTGGAGCAGGACGGGGTGATCCGGGGCTACCGCGCGGTCATCGACCCGGAGGCGGTGGACCGGGGGTTCGAGGTCCTGGTCTCCATCGAGGTGAAGCGCGACCGCGAGGTCGTCGAGGCCTTCGAGGCGGCGCTGCGGGACATCCCGGACGTCGTCGAGGCGTACCGGCTCTTCGGCAGCCCGGGGTGCCTGCTGCGCATCGCGGTGGCGGACCTGCGCGCCTACGAGCGGCTGTGGATCGAGAAGCTGACCGCGCTGACGGGCGTCACCGAGGTCAACTCGCAGATCATCATGAAGCGCGTCAAGGAGCCCCGCGGCCTGCCGGTCGACGGCTGACGACCCCACCGGCCCGCCCCGGCCGACCCCGCCATCGGGCCGCTCGCGGCCCACCCGACCCCCCGTCCCGGCCGGTCAGCGACCGCTGCCGCCGTGACCCCCGCCGCTCCGCGCCTCGCGTACGAAGTGCCGGACGAAGACGACCACGCCCCACGCGAGCAGGACGTTGACGACCGCGCCGCCCGCGTACTGCGGCAGGAGGTCGAACGGCCCCACGCCGCCGCCGTCGGTCGAGAACTCCACCTCGCCGCCGCCGATGAGCGGCGGCAGCAGGTAGAAGCCGAGGAAGGCGACGAGGACCGGGCCGGGGAACGTCACCAGGGCCAGGAGCGGGCCCCAGCCGTCGGGCGCCCCGAGGATCCCGTGGGCGAGCGCGGCGGCGGCGACCAGCCCGACGTAGGCGCCCGCCAGGAGGGGGGCCTTGCCCCGGCGCGCGGGGGTGCGGGTCTGTGCCATCGGGGCCGTCCGTTCTCTCTCACGGGCGGGCGCGAGCGCCCGGAACACGGCGGCGGGCACGCTACCCGGACAAGGGGGAACGCCCCGACCGCACACCCCATTATTGAACACGTTCAACACGCTGGTCGACCCCCGCACCCCTGACGCCCCTCACCTCCCCGCCTCCCCGCCGCACCGGCCGCGCGTGCCGACCCGCTCACGCCCCCGGACCTGCTCGCGGCCGCGGTCCCGCGCGTGGCCGAAACCGTGACCGCGAATCGACAAATCCGTACGGCGCCGCCACACCCGGTTGTATGCTCCATCCGCCGCTGAGCCGCGCCGCGCGCCCTCGCGCGCCGCGCCGCGCTCGCGGCCTCTCTTCACTCACCCCAGGGGGGGTCCATGACGTTCCACCGTACGTACCGCACAAGGTCGCACGCCCGGAGACTGGCGTCCTGCACCGCGCTCGTCCTCTCCGCCGGCCTGCTTCTCTCCGGCACCGCCGCCACCGCCGTCGCCGACGACGGCCCGCGCGTACCGGCGCAGCGCCCGCCCGTCGAGCGCTCGGCGCCCGGCGTCGAACGGCCCGAGGGGCAGTTCCCGAAGCCGCGCACCCGCATGTCGACGGAGTCCACCGCCGAAGCCGCCGCCGGCGCGCCGAGCCGCCACGACTTCACCGGCGACGGCGCGAGCGACCTGCTCTACCGGAGCGTCGACGGCCGCTTCTACCTCAAGCGCTCCGAGGACCCGGCCAACGACACCGACTTCGGCCTCTTCGGGGACCTGGACGAGAAGTTCAAGGACGTCATCCCGGTCGGCGACCTCACCGGTGACGGCACCGCGGACGTCCTCGCCCTGTCCCCGTACGGGACGCTGTGGTTCCGCGGGACCCACACCGGCGGCAGCGGCACGTCCGACCCGTACTGGGGCGGCAACGGCTGGCAGATCTACAACAAGGTCCTCTCCCTCGGCGACGTCAGCGGCGACGGCACGGTCGACGTGCTCGCCCGCACCCCCGCCGGCGAGCTGTACCTCTACCGCGGCAACCGCTCCGGCAGCACCCCGCTCCAGGCGCGCGTCAAGGTCGGCACCGGCTGGGGCGCCTACGACCAGCTCGTCGGCGTGAACGACGCGACCGGCGACGGCCTCGGCGACCTGTACGCCCGCACCCCCGCCGGCGACCTGCTCCTCTACGCGGGCACCGGCGACGCCGCCGCCCCGTTCAAGGCGCCCGTGAAGGTCGGCACCGGCTGGCACATCTACAACCAGCTGACCAGCTCCGACGACATCACCGACGACGGCCGCCCCGACCTGTTCGCCCGCGACGCCGCCGGCACCCTGTACTACTACGGAACCGACGCCACCGGACGCCCCACCGCCCGCCAGGGCTTCGGCACGGGCTGGAACACCGTGGACCTGATCGTCGGCTCCGGCGGCAACCCGTCGACCGGCAAGGCGTCGATCCTGGGCCTGGACACCAGGGGCACCCTCTGGGCGTACTACTCCCGCCACAACGGCACCCTCACCACCCGCGACCAGGTCAGCGACGTCGGCGGCTGGGCGGGCGCCCGCGTGACCTTCGCCAACTCGCTGGATCACGACGGCGAGGCGGACCTCCTGGAGGTCTACGACGGTCACCTGTACAACTACGACCGGTACTCCGACGGCCCCTACGACCTGGGCCGCGGCTGGGACGCGTACAACACCGTCGTCGGCCCCGGCGACCTGAGCGGCGACGGCAAGGGCGACCTGCTGGCCCGCACCCCGGCCGGCGCGCTGTACCTGTACCGCGGCGACGGCAGGGGCTACGGCCTCGCCCCCCGCCTGTCCCTGGGCACCGGCTGGAACGCCTACAACGCCCTCGTCGGCGGCGGCGACATGACCGGCGACGGCCACGCGGACCTCCTGGCCCGCACCCCGGACGGCACCCTCTACCTGTACGCGGGCACGGGCACCCCCGGCGCCCCGTTCAAGGCGCGCGCCAAGGTCGGCACCGGCTGGAACGCGTACACGAAGCTGGCCTCCCCCGGCGACATGACGGGCGACGGCCGCGCCGACATCCTGGCCGTCACCTCCGGCGGCACCCTGTACCGCTACACGGCCACCCACACGGGCGGACCCAATCCCTTCGCCACCCGCGCGAACCTCGGCACGGGCTGGAACACCTACCGCACCCTCCACTGATCCACCGACCCACCGCAGGAGCCCCGGCCGACCCTCGTCGCCGGGGCTCCTCCCGTGGGCGGTCGCCTCGCACCGCCCGCCGGCCCAGGACACGGCGGAGCGGGCCCCAAGACGGCCTCAGCCCCCCACGTGACCGACTGTCACCCCGCGCCCCCGGTATCGGACCTCACCACCCTCAGCGAGTCGAGCGAGGGCCACTCGACCATGTTCCGACAGTGGCGAACGGTTGCCCCTCCACCAGATCACCCCTCGGCCGCCCGGTACACCGTCCCGCCTCATCAGGAGTGGGCGGTCGCGGCGCCATTCCTCCCGCCGGCGGACTCACCCCCGGATCACGCTGTAGCGCAGGTCACACCGGAACCGATTCTTTATCAAGATCACTACAACCATTTCCGGGCGTGACACACCTCACCACAGGCACCTTGGCGTTGCCCAGTTCCTCCGTGTTTCCGCAATGGACGCATCCGCCAAGGCCCGGCTTCGATAAGGGACATCAACCCGCAGGGGCGGCCGGCGAGGAGCTCTCCCCGCCGACCGCCGGCGTCGAAGGCCGCAACGAAGCCCCGCGGCGCATCGGCGTGTGTCTCCGGGCAGCACGACCGCGATCGGCGCTCCTGGCACGGGCCGTGGTGGTGAGGGCCTCCGCCGGGAGGGCTTCGCGGGCCCTGGCCTCGACTCGGTGGACCGACGTGGGGACCGACGACCACGACGGTCCGTCGACGGCCGGGAGCACGTTCCGGTCGACATCAGTGGAGTAGAAGGGAGCCGTGATGTCACGGCCTTCAGGACAAGTGTTCAGCAGACGTCAGATGCTGGGCATCTTCACCGCGGTGGGAGCCGGTTGCGCGCTGCCCGCCTGCGCGATCGGGGCCCACCCGGCGTACGCGGCGAGCGGGACGGGC
This portion of the Streptomyces changanensis genome encodes:
- a CDS encoding exodeoxyribonuclease III yields the protein MLTVTTVNVNGLRAAAGKGFVEWLADTAADVVCLQEVRAQEAQLPEAVRAPEGWFAAHAPAAAKGRAGVSLYTRREPDAVRVGFGVSEFDASGRYLEADLPGVTVASLYLPSGEVGTERQDEKVRFMDAFLPYLKELRERAAADGREVVVCGDWNIAHQEADLKNWKANRKNAGFLPEERAWLGRVFDEVGYVDVVRALHPDQEGPYTWWSYRGRAFDNDAGWRIDYHVATPGLAARALKAHVERAATHADRWSDHAPVTAVYGP
- a CDS encoding GNAT family N-acetyltransferase, which gives rise to MNIQRVPFDHPDAVKLNDEVQLEYARRYGDEGDLTYLDPDMFRPPRGLYLIAYDERDRPVATGGWRTQDENDEGYADGDAELKRMYVVPQARGHGLARHVLGLLEEDARAAGRLRMVLETGDQQPEAIALYTSSGYAPCAKFGYYRTHESSLCFAKPLTGQ
- a CDS encoding trypsin-like serine peptidase is translated as MMRHRPSAAALLPAGALLVAALTAAPPAGAAPAPDAPAPGAAAHAVPAAEQQGAAGFWTAERMRGAAPFDLAPTPARLATLKPPKPGGPTTTVAPTAAAGASAGAAAGTLAFPQAGGAWTGGGAVVKTSGRVFFTHQGRTASCSGNAVTSKNQSTVITAGHCVKYQGSWHTNWVFVPAYDNGQAPYGQWTATKTLTTPQWQANEDINHDVGAAVVAPLNGRTLTSVTGAQGVQFNGGYNKAMYAFGFPAASPYDGSKLVYCSGNSSKDFLFSQDHSLGCNMTGGSSGGPWFTGFSEATGTGLQVSVNSFGYTFLPNRMFGPYFGNEAQALYDQAQGS
- a CDS encoding RICIN domain-containing protein, whose amino-acid sequence is MQNSHGPISGGSDARLAAALHLGAVERDPDPFPAAALTARHWQPVLDYASLFTPSRATAEIVAATAFSRALETLRVTGGGIGDGGTFDAGTPGDGPSGGGTIGEGKAGRGNAGLGSGGLGNTGFGDAGGGNSDGAATALRPLFLVAARRVLRAWAASTPLTAALPGIQAPAEPGDDRLLTARAFRALPVPAQVLLWHREVEGEGLSIPAALLALDPRDASEALAEARERLRAGCVAAHHELAPDAECRHYGRLLDISLRRTGPLIPDIVRHLARCPHCRYAADQLRHFDARLPLLLAEAVLGEGAARYLDSRPARRRPRGGPGGGHRAGRHTAALRGRVAAGLRWRGAAPGRGSGGAAPRTSGAGVAVAATVAAVAVAAVAAALWPDGAGPPAARPPAGTATPTADGAPTPPPPRTAPPPPAVTPPPPAQAGHPVPGALRTRLRGTGAGGACLDVRGGIPVAGAELVVAECSGAATQLWSYEPDGLLRNAAAPGLCADAGRPEGTVVLGACVPNSPDVRYDLTVQGTVVPRRDGRLALAPAAPAAGASVVVRLRDGSPAQHWLTDAAHSAAPPPAAPGAVPPSGPAGSHPPAAPRSAAPRSAPATPPGTGSAPGAGAGAVSGPGAAPA
- the aspA gene encoding aspartate ammonia-lyase; translated protein: MATTPDAPAPVPTDASTPAAAAFRVEHDLLGDRDVPADAYYGVHTLRAVENFPITGTPISAYPELVTALACVKQAAALANRDLGLLEPHKADAIVAACEEIRAGKLHDAFVVDVIQGGAGTSTNMNANEVVANRALELLGHARGDYGRLHPLEDVNAGQSTNDVYPTAVKIALDFTAQRLLDAMEVLRAAFAAKAEEFADVLKMGRTQLQDAVPMTLGQEFATYAVMLEEDRKRLAEACALIREINLGGTAIGTGLNAHPEYAALASRHLRALTGLPLTTADDLVEATQDAGAFVQLSGVLKRIAVKLSKTCNDLRLLSCGPRAGFGEINLPPVQAGSSIMPGKVNPVVPEVVNQIAFEVIGNDMAVTMAAEAGQLQLNAFEPLIAHSLLKSLTHLRAGCLTLAERCVTGITANRDHLAHLVAHSIGLVTALNPHIGYEQATAVAQDALGSGRSVQELVLERGLLTEARLREILHPDNIARPHAR
- a CDS encoding asparaginase, producing MGRIVVISTGGTIASRWQGSGFAADAHGQEVMATAAVPEGITVEVVDLFSVNSPRLTTDHQLTLVRTVHEVLADPGVDGVVVTHGTDTLEESAFLVDLYHHDPRPVVFTGAQLPLDAEDGDGPRNLHDALLTAARARDLGVLVAFDGKVHAARGTVKTHTLDADAFADPSGARIADIGFGKVSVLRRPARPAPLPLPGMPEARPRVDMVMHHADGDPVLLEAAVAAGAQGVVLVATGAGNATPEVVAAVAEATARGVLVALTTRVHAGPVSQIYTHGGAVDLVAAGAVPTGTLRAGQARVAVLAAVLATTDPAERVRVLRHALGESVPAAPARV
- a CDS encoding Lrp/AsnC family transcriptional regulator, with amino-acid sequence MDEIDRAILRELQEDGRLSNQELAARVGLTPSPCMRRVRQLEQDGVIRGYRAVIDPEAVDRGFEVLVSIEVKRDREVVEAFEAALRDIPDVVEAYRLFGSPGCLLRIAVADLRAYERLWIEKLTALTGVTEVNSQIIMKRVKEPRGLPVDG
- a CDS encoding FG-GAP-like repeat-containing protein, encoding MTFHRTYRTRSHARRLASCTALVLSAGLLLSGTAATAVADDGPRVPAQRPPVERSAPGVERPEGQFPKPRTRMSTESTAEAAAGAPSRHDFTGDGASDLLYRSVDGRFYLKRSEDPANDTDFGLFGDLDEKFKDVIPVGDLTGDGTADVLALSPYGTLWFRGTHTGGSGTSDPYWGGNGWQIYNKVLSLGDVSGDGTVDVLARTPAGELYLYRGNRSGSTPLQARVKVGTGWGAYDQLVGVNDATGDGLGDLYARTPAGDLLLYAGTGDAAAPFKAPVKVGTGWHIYNQLTSSDDITDDGRPDLFARDAAGTLYYYGTDATGRPTARQGFGTGWNTVDLIVGSGGNPSTGKASILGLDTRGTLWAYYSRHNGTLTTRDQVSDVGGWAGARVTFANSLDHDGEADLLEVYDGHLYNYDRYSDGPYDLGRGWDAYNTVVGPGDLSGDGKGDLLARTPAGALYLYRGDGRGYGLAPRLSLGTGWNAYNALVGGGDMTGDGHADLLARTPDGTLYLYAGTGTPGAPFKARAKVGTGWNAYTKLASPGDMTGDGRADILAVTSGGTLYRYTATHTGGPNPFATRANLGTGWNTYRTLH